In Caretta caretta isolate rCarCar2 chromosome 4, rCarCar1.hap1, whole genome shotgun sequence, one genomic interval encodes:
- the LOC125636081 gene encoding phosphatidylinositol N-acetylglucosaminyltransferase subunit Y isoform X2 yields MFLSLPTLTVLVPLLSLVGLFYSASVDEKFPEGCTSTTSLCFYSLLLPITIPVYVFFHLWTWMGIKLFRHN; encoded by the coding sequence ATGTTTCTGTCACTGCCTACGCTAACTGTACTTGTTCCACTGTTGTCCTTAGTGGGTCTGTTTTATTCAGCCAGTGTGGATGAAAAGTTCCCAGAGGGCTGCACCAGCACAACCAGCTTGTGTTTCTACAGTCTGCTTCTTCCTATTACCATACCAGTTTACGTGTTCTTTCACCTTTGGACCTGGATGGGTATTAAACTTTTTAGACACAACTAA